From Proteiniborus sp. MB09-C3, the proteins below share one genomic window:
- a CDS encoding lactate utilization protein yields the protein MEKNITWYMEKKIERTIEGLRKRNMEGYLVKDEIELIKLLKELIPDNVSVGVGDSVTLFETGVIDFLREGKLTFLDKYREGITSEEKREIYIKNFSADIFMCSTNALTESGELYNIDGNGSRVAPMIYGPKQVILVVGINKIVRDIEEAEKRVRQYVAPIDAKRLGKDTPCTTLGYCVDCKSPNRICNDFVIIKGQFIKGRIKIIIVGKQLGY from the coding sequence GAAAAGAAAATTGAAAGAACAATAGAGGGATTAAGAAAACGAAATATGGAAGGATACTTGGTTAAGGATGAAATAGAATTAATTAAATTATTAAAGGAACTTATTCCTGATAACGTATCAGTAGGTGTGGGAGATTCTGTAACGCTTTTTGAAACAGGAGTCATAGACTTTCTTAGAGAAGGCAAATTAACTTTCCTTGATAAATATAGAGAGGGAATAACAAGTGAAGAAAAAAGAGAAATATATATAAAAAATTTTTCTGCTGATATTTTCATGTGTAGTACCAATGCCTTAACCGAAAGTGGTGAATTATATAATATTGATGGTAATGGAAGTAGAGTTGCACCAATGATATATGGACCTAAGCAGGTCATTTTAGTTGTAGGCATAAACAAAATAGTCCGTGATATTGAAGAAGCAGAGAAAAGAGTTAGACAATACGTGGCTCCAATAGATGCAAAAAGGCTGGGCAAGGATACACCTTGCACTACTTTGGGATATTGCGTAGATTGCAAAAGTCCAAATAGAATATGTAATGATTTTGTGATTATTAAAGGTCAGTTTATTAAAGGCAGGATAAAAATAATTATTGTTGGAAAACAACTGGGATATTAA
- a CDS encoding pyridoxamine 5'-phosphate oxidase family protein, producing the protein MNWKEAHTDMRRKDREMSREFGIEIIDKSKYGVLSMVDEDNEPYGIPLSIVRNENTLYFHSAMDGKKVKVFKNNPNVSIAFIGETKIPENYAKEELDEIMKDESKAASLTSKVFTTEYESAVVKGKIELVEDEEEKVKAMRRLCEKYTPTKMDYFAVAIKSGLKITNVYRISIEEIKAKRKKYDIHGKEMKWGRME; encoded by the coding sequence ATGAATTGGAAAGAAGCTCATACAGACATGAGACGAAAAGATAGGGAAATGAGTAGGGAATTTGGTATTGAAATCATAGATAAGTCTAAATATGGTGTTCTATCTATGGTTGACGAGGATAATGAACCTTATGGAATTCCTCTTTCCATTGTAAGAAATGAAAATACCTTATATTTTCATTCAGCAATGGACGGAAAAAAGGTGAAGGTATTTAAGAATAATCCTAATGTAAGTATAGCCTTTATAGGAGAAACAAAAATTCCAGAAAACTATGCTAAAGAGGAATTAGACGAGATTATGAAGGATGAATCCAAGGCAGCATCACTTACTAGCAAGGTTTTTACAACAGAATACGAATCTGCTGTTGTAAAAGGAAAAATAGAGCTAGTAGAAGATGAAGAAGAAAAAGTTAAAGCCATGAGGCGACTATGCGAAAAATATACTCCAACAAAGATGGATTACTTTGCGGTGGCTATTAAATCAGGATTAAAAATAACCAATGTATATAGAATATCAATAGAAGAAATAAAGGCAAAAAGAAAGAAATATGACATACATGGTAAAGAAATGAAATGGGGTAGAATGGAGTAA
- a CDS encoding aminotransferase class IV, giving the protein MKLLQLNKYYTTVYIRPIAYKDSNEESANLLYPENALLIYSLPMGEISEKKAISVCVSSWTRVMQNMIPPMTKATACYLSSALATTEALENGFDEAIFLTINENVSEGPGENIFIIRNGVLVTPPVTDDILEGITRDTIMRIAREELGINTVIRSIPRPELYLAEEAFFTGTAVEIQPITEIDRIKIGNGEIGPITKKLEQLYFETVQGNNPRYSSYNTPVY; this is encoded by the coding sequence ATAAAACTTTTACAGCTTAACAAATACTATACAACGGTATATATTAGACCAATAGCGTATAAGGACTCAAATGAAGAATCTGCGAATTTACTTTATCCTGAAAATGCACTTCTTATTTATAGTTTACCAATGGGAGAAATATCAGAAAAGAAAGCAATTAGCGTATGTGTTTCCTCATGGACAAGAGTTATGCAGAATATGATTCCTCCAATGACTAAAGCGACTGCTTGTTATTTGAGTTCTGCTCTTGCTACAACCGAAGCCTTGGAGAATGGATTTGATGAGGCTATATTTTTAACTATTAATGAAAATGTCTCAGAAGGTCCAGGAGAAAATATTTTTATAATTAGAAATGGAGTTCTGGTAACTCCCCCAGTAACTGATGATATACTTGAAGGGATTACAAGAGATACAATAATGAGAATTGCAAGAGAAGAGCTAGGTATTAATACTGTTATTAGGAGTATACCAAGACCTGAGCTATATTTGGCTGAGGAAGCTTTTTTTACAGGCACTGCTGTTGAGATACAACCAATTACGGAAATTGATAGAATAAAAATTGGTAATGGAGAAATAGGACCTATTACTAAAAAGCTTGAGCAGCTTTATTTTGAAACAGTGCAAGGAAATAATCCTAGGTACAGCAGTTACAATACCCCTGTGTATTGA
- a CDS encoding GNAT family N-acetyltransferase, which translates to MIRLLTQSDKKIILEYLKRNEIETSFLYGNVIEFGIDNIQDKRRCADYYGFFKEEVLKGILPFYNLGSCIPHFEDEDAIPSFADLMKSKHFEFLLGMSKVIRPLYERIEGHKEIQEYDECSYFINKNFRPYTLERINFIDANEAINDEIIDFVLDARKNGFNQVTTREDIRKTLLQRGDEEEFIIAEKDGKMVAQACIQTYTPKINQIGSVYTAKEERGKGYCKAIVSEICRRIIGKGKIPTLSVKKNNTPAVMAYTALGFEHYDDYLIIRLK; encoded by the coding sequence ATGATTAGATTACTTACACAATCTGATAAAAAGATAATTCTAGAATATCTTAAAAGGAATGAAATCGAGACATCATTTTTATATGGCAATGTCATTGAATTTGGAATTGATAATATACAAGATAAAAGAAGATGTGCAGACTACTATGGATTCTTCAAAGAAGAAGTATTAAAAGGTATATTACCATTTTATAATCTTGGCAGTTGTATACCCCACTTTGAAGACGAGGATGCCATACCTTCATTTGCGGACCTCATGAAAAGTAAGCATTTTGAGTTTTTATTAGGCATGAGTAAAGTAATAAGACCATTGTATGAAAGAATTGAAGGCCATAAAGAAATTCAGGAGTATGATGAATGCTCTTATTTTATAAATAAAAATTTTAGACCTTATACATTAGAGAGGATAAATTTTATAGATGCAAATGAAGCGATTAATGATGAAATAATAGACTTTGTTCTAGATGCACGGAAAAATGGATTTAATCAAGTCACAACTAGAGAAGATATTAGGAAAACTTTATTACAAAGAGGCGATGAAGAAGAATTTATTATTGCAGAAAAAGATGGTAAAATGGTAGCTCAAGCATGTATACAGACATATACGCCTAAAATCAATCAGATTGGTAGTGTTTATACAGCTAAAGAAGAGAGGGGAAAGGGATATTGCAAGGCAATAGTTTCCGAAATATGTAGGAGAATCATTGGCAAAGGTAAGATACCAACCCTTTCTGTTAAAAAGAATAATACACCTGCTGTCATGGCTTATACTGCCTTGGGGTTTGAACACTACGATGACTATTTAATAATAAGACTTAAGTAA
- a CDS encoding histidine phosphatase family protein, with protein MIELVVIRHGQSLADIEGRHEGRADFPLTDLGREQAEKLSEWLKERYTFDMIVSSPLKRAKETAEIIGHKMNQPVVFNEDLMECNNGVLAGLLREEVKRNYPEPEGGRKYFQAVEKGESLIDLRSRAEYFLANLLHSIKDREDKTTICIVSHGGLTTMLYRSFLNLPIDTNIWLASGDTGVHLWRIKDDKKIIVFSNMQEHLQVND; from the coding sequence ATGATTGAATTAGTAGTGATCAGGCATGGACAATCTTTAGCAGATATTGAAGGCAGACATGAAGGAAGAGCAGATTTTCCTTTAACTGATTTAGGCAGAGAGCAAGCAGAAAAATTGTCCGAATGGCTAAAGGAAAGATATACTTTTGATATGATTGTAAGTAGTCCCTTAAAAAGGGCAAAAGAAACAGCAGAGATTATAGGACATAAGATGAATCAACCAGTTGTTTTTAACGAAGATTTGATGGAGTGCAACAATGGAGTATTAGCAGGACTTCTAAGAGAAGAAGTCAAACGTAATTATCCTGAACCAGAAGGGGGAAGGAAGTACTTTCAAGCAGTGGAAAAAGGAGAATCATTGATAGATTTAAGAAGCAGGGCAGAGTATTTTCTTGCTAATTTGCTACATTCCATAAAAGATAGGGAGGACAAAACTACTATATGTATAGTATCTCATGGAGGGTTGACAACTATGTTGTACAGAAGCTTTCTCAATTTACCTATAGATACTAATATATGGTTAGCTTCAGGGGATACAGGAGTTCATTTGTGGAGAATAAAGGATGATAAAAAAATAATCGTTTTTTCTAATATGCAGGAACATTTACAGGTGAATGATTAG
- a CDS encoding PDC sensor domain-containing protein, with translation MIRSTNVIEKEAKNSLFVTGEAHAKEFNEDLVVYETIVSNMYQIVKGTIDETRLYEEGYLSEYSSTILSPIVQKMTEETEKSAGLYIVFDPRYTGRSEGIWAAVDENGKLIHSIPTNVAGKSQDDPTASFYYDAIKAGKALWGDFYVNNVNVNVMSYSMPIITIHLLEQ, from the coding sequence ATGATTAGAAGTACTAATGTAATTGAGAAGGAAGCAAAAAACAGTCTTTTTGTTACGGGAGAGGCACACGCTAAAGAATTCAATGAGGATTTAGTAGTTTATGAAACCATAGTTTCTAACATGTATCAGATAGTGAAGGGGACTATTGATGAAACGAGATTGTACGAGGAAGGATATCTCTCGGAGTATAGTAGTACAATTTTAAGTCCTATAGTTCAAAAGATGACTGAAGAGACTGAGAAAAGTGCAGGATTATACATAGTTTTTGATCCTAGATACACCGGTAGGTCAGAAGGGATTTGGGCTGCAGTAGATGAAAATGGAAAATTGATACATTCCATACCAACTAATGTTGCCGGAAAAAGTCAAGATGATCCGACAGCTTCTTTCTATTATGATGCTATAAAGGCAGGCAAGGCATTATGGGGAGACTTTTATGTTAACAATGTTAACGTAAATGTGATGTCGTATTCAATGCCTATAATAACAATACACCTATTGGAACAATAG
- a CDS encoding methyl-accepting chemotaxis protein, translating to MEELKKHVEDIKLYDTGYAFMLNKDYDYIVHPTLDRDSNFKTISNGQYSYIADEIESKGSGIIDTFFGGETKIMAFSKLYDDKIIILTIPKKEVLDDMYNTVYIILGVIIVATILSVAIAFILGKKVSDPIVFATDILNTTANLDLTDIEETNEIRAIFNRKDEVGAIFKATSTLREEMRKVIRAIDETTENVVNNTSSLTVATQETSQSINEVAKTVEELAKAAMEQAEDAENGSVKLEKLADEIKLAVENGEIVVDSSMHAQKISEEGSKAMNDMVEKFNITNKSTNMVAENVNSLLEKSHSIGSILNTIMDISEQTNLLALNAAIEAARAGEAGRGFSVVAEEIRKLSEQTGYATRNIEDILHSIQSEVEITKENMDTSEKAINDANITLDQSMKAFEEIISSILTSIEATNKLSKGLNNVDVNKEDVVLAIQSISSITEETAASTEELSASIEEQAATMETISNNADNLAQTIEKLNELVSKFKL from the coding sequence GTGGAAGAATTAAAGAAGCATGTAGAGGATATTAAGCTATACGATACAGGCTATGCGTTTATGCTCAACAAAGATTATGATTATATAGTCCATCCTACCCTAGATAGAGACAGTAACTTTAAAACTATTAGCAATGGTCAATATAGTTATATTGCAGATGAAATAGAAAGTAAAGGTTCTGGTATAATAGATACTTTCTTTGGTGGTGAAACAAAAATTATGGCTTTTTCAAAGCTATATGATGATAAAATTATAATTTTGACTATACCAAAAAAAGAAGTATTAGATGATATGTATAATACTGTCTATATTATATTGGGGGTTATAATAGTAGCAACCATATTGTCGGTGGCTATAGCATTTATTTTAGGTAAAAAGGTTTCTGACCCAATAGTATTTGCTACAGATATATTAAATACAACTGCTAATTTAGACTTAACAGATATAGAAGAAACAAATGAGATAAGGGCAATTTTCAATAGAAAAGATGAGGTAGGGGCCATATTTAAGGCAACATCTACTTTGAGAGAGGAAATGAGAAAAGTTATAAGAGCTATAGATGAGACTACAGAAAACGTTGTGAATAATACTAGCAGCTTAACTGTAGCTACTCAAGAAACCAGTCAATCTATAAATGAAGTAGCGAAAACCGTAGAAGAACTAGCAAAAGCTGCTATGGAACAAGCTGAGGATGCAGAAAATGGTTCAGTAAAGCTGGAAAAGTTAGCTGACGAAATAAAATTGGCAGTAGAAAATGGTGAAATAGTTGTAGATAGTTCAATGCATGCTCAAAAAATAAGTGAAGAAGGTTCAAAGGCAATGAATGATATGGTAGAGAAGTTTAATATAACAAATAAATCTACTAATATGGTTGCAGAAAACGTTAACTCTCTATTAGAAAAATCTCATTCCATTGGAAGTATATTAAATACCATAATGGATATTTCGGAGCAGACAAACCTTTTGGCTTTAAATGCAGCAATAGAAGCAGCTAGAGCAGGTGAGGCAGGCAGAGGATTCTCTGTAGTAGCTGAAGAAATAAGAAAACTATCTGAACAAACTGGATATGCCACTAGAAATATAGAGGATATATTACATTCCATACAATCAGAGGTTGAGATTACAAAAGAAAATATGGACACCTCAGAGAAAGCGATAAATGATGCAAATATAACTCTAGATCAATCCATGAAGGCTTTTGAAGAGATAATTTCCTCCATATTAACTTCTATTGAAGCTACAAATAAGCTGAGCAAGGGTCTAAATAATGTAGATGTAAACAAGGAAGATGTGGTACTAGCTATTCAAAGCATATCTTCAATAACAGAAGAAACAGCTGCTTCTACAGAGGAATTATCAGCCTCTATAGAAGAGCAGGCTGCAACTATGGAGACCATATCTAATAATGCAGATAATTTGGCCCAAACAATTGAAAAATTAAATGAATTAGTCAGTAAGTTCAAACTTTAA
- a CDS encoding RNA polymerase sigma factor — protein MGNTVAFEELMNPYIKILYNYILSNISSTEDIKDILQETMLAAWQGLKGFKRNSSFKTWVIGITRRKIADFYRKHYNSNYFETLEFKDIENISSSFDQIDNMIDCIDIEKSFATLSLQDRELLFLIFNAQLSYTEIANITGIPKGTIKSRIHYLKYKLRPLLEERSV, from the coding sequence TTGGGCAATACTGTTGCCTTTGAAGAATTAATGAATCCATATATTAAAATCCTTTACAACTATATACTCTCTAATATTTCAAGTACTGAAGATATAAAGGACATATTACAGGAAACTATGTTAGCAGCTTGGCAAGGATTAAAGGGTTTTAAACGAAATTCATCTTTTAAAACATGGGTAATTGGAATAACCAGAAGAAAAATTGCAGATTTTTATCGTAAGCATTATAACAGTAACTATTTTGAAACTCTGGAATTCAAGGATATAGAAAATATATCTTCTTCCTTTGACCAAATAGATAATATGATTGACTGCATAGATATTGAAAAATCTTTTGCTACATTATCACTACAAGATAGAGAATTACTATTCCTAATATTCAATGCACAGCTAAGCTATACTGAAATTGCTAATATAACTGGGATTCCAAAGGGTACTATTAAGAGCAGAATTCATTATCTGAAGTATAAGTTACGTCCTTTGCTCGAAGAAAGGAGTGTTTGA
- a CDS encoding CD3324 family protein has protein sequence MSYKKGVEILPAHLLKEVQKYVDGGLIYIPKKSKRVGWGHLNGSKKSLEKRNRNIYELFKNGIPIDEIADTYYLSEETIKKIVYGKKQL, from the coding sequence TTGAGTTACAAAAAAGGTGTAGAAATATTACCAGCTCACCTTCTAAAAGAGGTTCAGAAGTATGTTGATGGAGGATTAATATACATACCTAAAAAGAGTAAGAGGGTTGGCTGGGGTCATTTAAACGGCTCAAAAAAATCATTAGAAAAACGGAATAGAAATATATATGAATTATTTAAGAATGGAATACCTATAGATGAGATAGCCGACACGTATTATCTAAGTGAAGAAACAATTAAAAAGATTGTTTATGGTAAAAAACAATTATAA
- a CDS encoding GNAT family protein, with the protein MIIVYKDIILRDYKEGDIVDDIRWMTEEIAWHEWDAPWEAEKDLINFDKEKFCEKAMKKLKDKKDDNEFRWGFEIDTKDGIHIGGVNSYLNDEEYNWKSASQGGCLHTLGIDICESSYWYKGYGTQAFTAFIKYHFSKGITDIYTETWSGNFPMIAMAEKVGFKECNRERKFRIIRGNSYDSLTFKLNIKKFEELLQKY; encoded by the coding sequence GTGATTATTGTTTATAAGGATATTATTCTACGCGATTATAAAGAAGGGGATATAGTTGATGATATCCGATGGATGACTGAAGAAATTGCTTGGCATGAATGGGATGCACCTTGGGAAGCTGAAAAAGATTTAATCAATTTTGATAAAGAAAAATTCTGTGAAAAGGCAATGAAGAAGTTGAAAGACAAGAAAGATGACAATGAATTTCGCTGGGGATTTGAAATTGATACGAAAGATGGAATTCATATAGGTGGCGTTAATTCTTATCTTAACGATGAAGAATATAATTGGAAATCTGCCTCGCAAGGTGGTTGTCTACATACGCTTGGAATAGATATTTGTGAGTCTTCTTACTGGTACAAAGGTTATGGGACACAGGCTTTTACTGCTTTCATAAAATATCATTTTTCTAAAGGTATTACAGATATCTATACAGAAACATGGTCTGGAAATTTTCCTATGATTGCTATGGCAGAAAAAGTTGGCTTTAAAGAATGCAATAGAGAAAGGAAATTTCGGATTATAAGAGGGAATTCATATGATAGTTTAACGTTTAAGTTAAACATCAAAAAATTTGAAGAATTACTTCAAAAATATTGA
- a CDS encoding class I SAM-dependent methyltransferase produces MLIKNQNISERSVFDWIEAELEPIFCTSEEFIYNDMESQSDYSLPIIYQSFDPTKKSHWTDRGDLYDFLYSTKGEGKKLLDFGPGDGWPSLIVAPYVKEVIGLDSSEKRVRVCTGNAKRMGTNNASFTSYISGTKLPFEDNCFDGIMAASSVEQTPDPKKTIEKLYRVLKPGGRIRISYEALNDYKDGYEKDLWISDLSEESCKLILFNRDLKNEYVLQYGLTIAMSEEKFENKLSSDNNVIFDQVTVSFLEEIRAIITNVQACKTIHPSGKTLAAWLKEAGFKEILPTYSGRAAAAKLFNQYSDDNRPDNLDSVDEVIKKVVKIVTELEAPLDIDPMITAIK; encoded by the coding sequence ATGTTAATAAAAAATCAAAATATTAGCGAAAGAAGTGTTTTTGACTGGATAGAAGCAGAATTAGAACCTATATTCTGTACATCTGAAGAATTCATATACAATGATATGGAATCTCAATCAGATTATAGTCTGCCTATTATATATCAGTCATTTGACCCAACTAAAAAATCACATTGGACAGACAGAGGAGATCTCTATGATTTTCTTTATTCAACAAAAGGTGAAGGGAAAAAACTCTTAGATTTTGGTCCAGGAGATGGGTGGCCTTCATTAATCGTTGCTCCTTATGTTAAAGAAGTAATAGGCTTAGATTCCTCTGAGAAGCGTGTAAGGGTCTGCACAGGAAATGCTAAACGAATGGGAACTAATAATGCAAGCTTTACAAGCTATATATCTGGAACAAAACTACCTTTTGAGGATAACTGCTTTGATGGAATTATGGCAGCATCATCTGTAGAACAAACACCAGATCCAAAGAAAACTATAGAGAAATTATATCGGGTTTTGAAGCCAGGAGGTCGCATTAGAATCTCCTATGAGGCATTAAATGATTATAAAGACGGATATGAAAAGGATTTATGGATATCAGATTTGAGTGAAGAGTCATGCAAGTTGATACTATTTAATAGAGATTTAAAAAATGAATATGTTTTACAATACGGATTAACTATTGCAATGTCAGAGGAAAAATTTGAGAACAAATTATCATCAGATAATAATGTTATCTTTGATCAAGTTACAGTTTCTTTTCTAGAAGAAATAAGAGCGATAATCACTAATGTTCAAGCATGCAAAACTATTCATCCTTCCGGAAAAACCTTAGCAGCTTGGCTAAAAGAGGCAGGATTTAAAGAGATACTTCCTACCTATAGTGGCAGAGCCGCAGCAGCAAAATTATTTAATCAATATTCAGATGATAATAGACCAGATAATTTAGACTCAGTAGATGAAGTAATAAAGAAAGTTGTAAAAATAGTAACAGAATTAGAGGCACCCTTAGACATTGATCCCATGATAACAGCTATTAAGTAA